The genome window CGCATGGAGCGGAATATCGGGGCGAGTCGTGGCGTGAGGAGCCGGAGAGAGATCGTCCGTATTAGTCTCCCCAGGCACTTTAAAGACCGTCACGGTAATGGCTTCGGGCAATTGAGGACGACTGGTAAACCACTCGGCATCTGCCCAGGCTTGCATCACTCGCTGAGCGTAAGGGTTGCCGCTTTCAGCTAACTCCTGCACGTCATGGAAGGCGTCGTAAACCAACAAAATTTTGCTGAGGGAGGTGGCAGCGTGAGTCGCGATCGCCTCATCCGACGAGTGCAACAGGTCAATCAACGACTGCACGTTGTAACCGCCCATCATCGTCCCCAATAGCTCTACCGCATCCTGGGGAGACACAAGGGGACTGGTGGCTTCACCCTTGGCGATCGCCGTTAAAAAGCCAGCTTTCACATAGGCGGCCTGGTCAACCCCTGGAGGAACGCGATCGCGCAACAACATCAGCAGGGTATCTGCCTCTCCAGCAGGGGGATTTTTCAGCAACTCACATAAATCTGACGTTTGTTCCGCTGTCAGGGGTAGCGGGGGAATTCCTAATGCTGCTCGCTCAGCAACATGGTTACGGTAAGCATCCAACATCTTCAAAGGCTCACTAGAGGACGAGACGGTTAATTTTTTGTACTCAGGCTCAATTTTTGCTTTAACGAGTATATTCCTACGGTAACGTGCCGTACAGTTCAATAGCGATCGGACTACAACCCAATCTCTTAGTGCTGCTATTTACAGATCAGGTTTGACAATAAAACCAGGGGGGTGTGAGAGCTAGGCTGTTCCCCCCAAGTCAGGGCTTCCACCCCTGCACCTCAATTCCCACCCTTATTTACGACAAGTTGTACTTAGCAAGAAAGCTCCGTCCACCACTCAGATCAAGATAGGTCAAAAAGCACTCAGTGGAGGGGATCAGGAAACACCATTGCTCTGCTTTCAAGCAAGCCGCGATCGCAAACCACTGATCTCCTTTGTCACAGGGTCATTACAGTCGATTACCCGATCGGTTATGTCAGGTTGGGTAGACAATTAACCAGGGAAACTGAAACGTTGATCAGGGGCGATCGCACTTAAGTATTTAAGATTCAGTATTTCTAACGATAGAACGACTGTACCCATTTACAGGATTGAGGTTATCCCTTCTATTCTGGATATTGGCTGGATAAAACTCTTCTGTACTCAAGGTTTCAATTATTACCAAAACAACTAATTCCAACTCTAAAAAGCAAATTGTAGTCGTAAGAAATATGCAGATTCTTTGCAGATAAAATACAGTTCCTTGATATTTCACTCCAAATTTCAGGATAACGTTTGAATTGATTTGAGTATTTCCTCTGTCTCCGGGGCAGACTCAATTTAGGCGTAAGTTAAAAAGGTAAGTGAACATCAGCATGATGGATCAGTTGATAAGAACTGGCTATGAGGAGCATTAAGTGTTACAAGTTAGGCTGATTAAATCGCGTTCACTTACTAACACAGTTCTGGCTATAGCTGGTTAATCCATCATCAGGACATTACTGTTGGCTCTATTTAGCTCATAAAGGATCAACGAGGATGACGCAACGGAAACGCGCACTAATTACTGGAATCACGGGTCAGGATGGGTCTTATCTCAGTGAACTTTTGATGGAGAAAGGGTATGAAGTTCACGGCATCATTCGTCGAACCTCAACCTTTAACACCGACCGAATTGATCACATCTACGAAGACCCGCACAACGAAGACGCTCGGCTATTTCTGCATTATGGCGACTTAACCGACGGCACGACCCTCCGGCGGATTCTGGAAGAGGTTCAACCCGTTGAAATTTACAACCTGGGGGCGCAATCCCACGTACGGGTTAGCTTTGACTCTCCTGAATACACCGCTGACTCCGTCGGGATGGGGACGCTGCGATTGTTAGAGGCAATCCGCGACTATCAACAGCGCACTGGGATTGAGGTTCGCTTCTATCAAGCCGGTTCCTCAGAAATGTTTGGCAAAGTGCAAGAAGTTCCCCAGAAGGAAACCACTCCCTTCTATCCCCGCAGTCCCTATGCCTGCGCCAAGGTGTATGCTCACTGGCAAACCGTGAACTACCGGGAATCCTACGGCATGTTTGCCTGCAATGGCATCCTGTTTAACCACGAATCACCGCGTCGGGGTGAAACGTTTGTAACTCGCAAGATTACTCGTGCCGTTGCCCGCATCGTCGCAGGTCAACAAAAGAAACTCTACATGGGCAACCTCGACTCCAAACGGGACTGGGGTTATGCCAAAGACTACGTCCGGGCAATGTGGCTCATGCTGCAACAAGATGAACCCGATGACTATGTGGTTGCCACAGGTGAAACCTACACCATCAAACAATTCCTCGATCTGGCGTTTGGCTATGTCAATCTGAACTGGCAAGACTACGTTGAGTTCGATGAGCGATATCTGCGTCCGGCAGAGGTGGATCTACTCATTGGTGATCCCACCAAAGCCAAGCAAAAGCTGGGTTGGGAACCCTCTGTCACCTTTGAACAGTTGGTGACCCTGATGGTAGAAGCCGACCTGAAAGCCTTGGGACTGGTTCCCCTCAATGGACACTCCATTCAAGCCGTCGCAGACATTGCCACGACTCGCCAGAGCACAGGCAGCTTTGCCTCTTAACCGGTGTATTTCCGCTAATGTGTAAGGGCAAGACATCCGAAATGGCTTGACCTACACAGCAATCCTTCTGTAAGGGCGTTTTGCAAAACGCCCCTACCGGATCTGTCGCTCCTTTTCTGGGAATTGGTATTTAGAGTGCTGCCAACACAGGCAGGAACATCACGCAGGAAAAGAACCCCCAACACTATGACTACACAACTAAACCTTGCCGATAAGCGCATCCTGGTTACAGGTGGAGCAGGCTTTCTCGGTCGTCAAGTGGTCGATCAACTATGCAAAGCTGGTGCTGACCCTGCCAAAATTACAGTGCCCCGGTCGCGCGAGTATGATTTGCGCCAGATGGAAAGCTGCAAGCGAGCAGTCGATCAACAGGATGTGGTGATTCACTTGGCGGCGCACGTCGGTGGTATTGGCTTAAACCGCGAAAAGCCTGCTGAGTTGTTTTATGACAACTTGATGATGGGCACTCAGCTCATTCACGCGGCTTACGAGGCAGGCGTTGAGAAATTTACCTGTGTGGGAACGATTTGTGCCTATCCCAAGTTCACCCCCGTCCCCTTCAAGGAAGATGACATTTGGGATGGCTATCCCGAAGAGACAAACGCTCCCTATGGCATTGCCAAAAAAGCCTTGCTGGTGCAGCTTCAGTCATACCGGATGCAGTATGGCTTTGATGGGATTTATCTGTTGCCTGTGAATCTGTATGGACCAGAGGATAACTTTGACCCACGCAGTTCTCATGTCATCCCAGCCCTGATCCGCAAAGTCCACGAAGCCCAAGAGCGGGGAGATAAGCAGATCCCGGTGTGGGGCGATGGCAGTCCGACGCGCGAGTTCCTTTACTCCACCGATGCGGCTCGTGGCATTGTGATGGGTACTCAATCCTACGATGAGCCTGACCCGGTGAACCTGGGCACAGGTTATGAAATCACCATTAAAGACCTGATTCACTTGATTTGTGAACTGATGGGATATGAGGGCGAGATCGTTTGGGAAACCGACAAACCCAACGGGCAACCGCGTCGTTGCTTAGATACGGAGCGTGCCAAGGAGAAGTTTGGTTTTGTCGCAGAG of Oscillatoria sp. FACHB-1407 contains these proteins:
- the gmd gene encoding GDP-mannose 4,6-dehydratase, with amino-acid sequence MTQRKRALITGITGQDGSYLSELLMEKGYEVHGIIRRTSTFNTDRIDHIYEDPHNEDARLFLHYGDLTDGTTLRRILEEVQPVEIYNLGAQSHVRVSFDSPEYTADSVGMGTLRLLEAIRDYQQRTGIEVRFYQAGSSEMFGKVQEVPQKETTPFYPRSPYACAKVYAHWQTVNYRESYGMFACNGILFNHESPRRGETFVTRKITRAVARIVAGQQKKLYMGNLDSKRDWGYAKDYVRAMWLMLQQDEPDDYVVATGETYTIKQFLDLAFGYVNLNWQDYVEFDERYLRPAEVDLLIGDPTKAKQKLGWEPSVTFEQLVTLMVEADLKALGLVPLNGHSIQAVADIATTRQSTGSFAS
- a CDS encoding GDP-L-fucose synthase family protein codes for the protein MTTQLNLADKRILVTGGAGFLGRQVVDQLCKAGADPAKITVPRSREYDLRQMESCKRAVDQQDVVIHLAAHVGGIGLNREKPAELFYDNLMMGTQLIHAAYEAGVEKFTCVGTICAYPKFTPVPFKEDDIWDGYPEETNAPYGIAKKALLVQLQSYRMQYGFDGIYLLPVNLYGPEDNFDPRSSHVIPALIRKVHEAQERGDKQIPVWGDGSPTREFLYSTDAARGIVMGTQSYDEPDPVNLGTGYEITIKDLIHLICELMGYEGEIVWETDKPNGQPRRCLDTERAKEKFGFVAEVDFKQGLKNTIDWYRQHAA